The Acidimicrobiia bacterium sequence CACCGGGGACGGCCCGCCAGTACGACGTGGCGATCCCGGCCGGGGCCCAGGCCGGCGGGCGGCGCGAGGTGCGCCTGTGGCGGGACGGGGAGCCCACGCTCCGCTGGGTCCTCGACGGCCGGGCCTGCGTCGACCCGCCCCCGTACTCGACGACGCGCTGGCGCGGCGGCTTCCTCCGCTGGGCCGACCGGACCCTGCCCCCCGACGACGCCGAGGCCGCGATCGTCCTGCGCCGCGCCTGCGACATCGGCATGGGGCGGGGCATGGACCTGGACGCGGTCCCCCGCGCCCTCGACCTCCTCGACGTCCAGGGCGCCATCTGCCACACCATGCAGCCGGGGGTGGTCGAGGTGTCGCTCCGCAACCGCGGGACGACCCGGGACTTCGACGCCGACCCCGACCGGCTGCTCGCCGACTGGCCCTGACCGGCGGCCCCGGGGCCGATCCCGCCTCGTCACCGAGCGCCGGCGGTCGGGGAGAGCCCGACCAGCGACGCGAAGTCCGCCATCCCGGTCCGTGCCTCGCGTGATCGCGCCCAAGGCGACACGATGAGGCGGGTCACGCCGAGCTCCTCCCAGCGGCGGACGTCGTCGGGCCCCGCGACCGGCCCGCCGAGGCAGACCTCGAACCGCTCGGCGTCGCGCCCGGCCTCGGCCCGCAGCGCCCGCAGCCGGGTGACCTGACGGGCGCCGCTCTCGAAGTCGTGGC is a genomic window containing:
- a CDS encoding DUF2889 domain-containing protein, coding for MSAPFPSGSYRRRLRTVTEDDGVVAGALEDDFHYFTVRLGHDGERVLAMDAESRRWPWTTCPGAAEPLRALVGMPLSRRCLAVGDWTDPRRNCTHMFDLAGLAVAHAARGGPPGTARQYDVAIPAGAQAGGRREVRLWRDGEPTLRWVLDGRACVDPPPYSTTRWRGGFLRWADRTLPPDDAEAAIVLRRACDIGMGRGMDLDAVPRALDLLDVQGAICHTMQPGVVEVSLRNRGTTRDFDADPDRLLADWP